A region of Necator americanus strain Aroian chromosome I, whole genome shotgun sequence DNA encodes the following proteins:
- a CDS encoding hypothetical protein (NECATOR_CHRI.G2594.T1) — MSSGQSGGSDASTAMGAASPPAAGRVSVRYLCCLFCCPPFPSSIVSKLAFMPPESSYTITENNRLHLLEGRAEWPHDPDYLMSNVEMYVARTRRRNKISCVYVRPVPNAYFTLLFSHGNAVDIGQMTSFYWGLGHRLGCNVFSYDYSGYGCSTGRPSEKNLYADITCAFETLKTKFGVPADRIILYGQSIGTVPSVDLASREEVAALILHSPLMSGMRVAFPGTQRTWCCDAFPSIEKVPRVNCPTLVIHGTDDEVIDFSHGVSIYERCPTSVEPLWVSGAGHNDVELHAAYLERLRNFIDSEARRSKDDIGVRV; from the exons ATGTCGTCTGGGCAAAGCGGAGGGTCTGATGCATCAACTGCAATGGGTGCAGCTTCACCTCCAGCAGCAGGGAGAGTTTCTGTCAG ATATCTGTGTTGCTTATTCTGTTGCCCTCCGTTCCCGTCCTCCATCGTCTCGAAACTAGCTTTTATGCCTCCTGAATCTAGTTACACGATTACGGAAAATAATAG GTTACATTTACTGGAAGGACGAGCAGAATGGCCACATGATCCAGATTATCTTATGTCGAATGTGGAGATGTATGTTGCTAG aacgCGACGACGAAACAAGATTTCCTGTGTTTACGTGCGTCCCGTTCCGAACGCATATTTCACCTTACTCTTCTCTCATGGAAATGCTGTTGACATTGGGCAGATGACGTCCTTTTACTGGGGTCTTGGCCACCGTCTTGGTTGCAATGTATTTAGCTATGATTATTCTG GTTATGGATGTTCAACAGGAAGGCCTTCTGAGAAGAATTTATACGCCGATATTACGTGTGCTTTCGAGACTTTGAAAACGAAATTTG GTGTTCCTGCTGATCGAATAATACTCTACGGGCAATCCATAGGTACAGTCCCCAGCGTGGACTTAGCCAGTCGCGAAGAAGTAGCTGCACTAATTCTCCATTCTCCTTTAATGAGTGGCATGCGTGTTGCCTTCCCTGGAACACAACGCACATG GTGTTGCGATGCCTTCCCATCTATCGAGAAAGTTCCTCGTGTGAACTGTCCTACTCTTGTCATCCATGGAACAGATGACGAA GTGATTGATTTTTCACATGGCGTTTCGATTTATGAGCGCTGCCCTACATCTGTTGAGCCGTTGTGGGTATCAG GTGCCGGCCACAACGATGTTGAACTACATGCAGCATACCTGGAGCGATTGCGGAATTTCATTGACAGCGAAGCCCGACGTTCAAAAGATGACATTGGCGTCCGTGTTTAA